From the Streptomyces sp. NBC_00390 genome, the window ACCGGCAGGTCATCGCCTCCGTACTGCTGCGTGCCGATGAGCCCGGTGAGCTGCTCGGCTACTGGACCTCGAGGTACGGCCGCAACGTGCCCAAGCCCGTCAAACGCGGCATCGGGGACGCGGTACGCCGGCTGTACAGCGGGAAGTCGCTGCTGAAGTACGACACCGCGAGCAAGGGCTACCGCTTCGGCGACGTCCTCAACCTCGTGCACGCCTCGCCCGACCCGCAGAGGTCCTGGCAGGGCGCCCTGTTCCGGTACGCGCTCGACCGCAGGCACCACCCGGAGACGGCCGAGCCGCCCGCCGCGATCCCGGTGCTCACCGCGTACCGTGAGCTGATGGCGCTGCCGGTCCAGGAGCGGCGTGCCGTGATCACCTCGCCGGGCGGCGCGGAGCGCCTGGCCGAGGCGGGCATGACCTGGGAGGCGCTGGCGGGCTGGCTGCAGGGTCCGATGGACGCGGCAGCCTGGGAGGCCGTCATCCCGTCCATGGGCGCTATGGCGCTTGTCCGCAATCTGCGCAACTTCGACCAGGCAGGGGTCTCCGACGAGGTTGCCGCTCAGGTTTCGGCGAAGATCTCGGACCCCGCGGTGGTCGCGGCCTCACGCCAGTTCCCCTTCCGCTATCTCGCCGCGTACCAGCACGCTCCGTCACTGCGCTGGGCCTACCCGCTGGAGCAGGCGCTCGGCCACTCGCTGGCCAATGTGCCCGCCCTGCCGGGCCGGACCCTGGTCCTGGTGGACCGCTCGGGTTCGATGTGGTCGCCGCTCTCGGACCGGTCGGAGCTCAACCGCGCCGACGCGGCGGCGATCTTCGGAACGGCAGTGGCGATGCGGGCCGCCGGCGCCGACCTGGTGCAGTTCGGCACGGGCCATGTGGCTGTGCCGTACACCCGGGGCGAGTCGGTGCTCAGGGTGCTCGAGCGTTTCGGCAATCTTGGCGGCACCAACACCACCGCGGCCGTACGCGCGCACTACCGCGGCCACGACCGGGTGCTGATCGTGACCGACGAGCAGGCGGCGCACAGCCGCCATGGCAGCCCCACGGAGCAGGTACCGGCGCACATCCCGGTCTACACCTGGAATCTGGCGGGACACCGGGCCGGTCATGCGCCGTCGGGCACGGGGAACCGGCACACCTTCGGGGGCCTGTCCGACGACGCTTTTCGGATGGTGCCGTTGATCGAACAGGGCCGGTCCTCGGACTGGCCCTGGAGATGAGAGACGGCTGGACGTGGCTTTCGGACGCCTTGAAGGCGCATACTCCAGGTAATGACTAAGTCAGCCGGATCCCGGCGCCATCTGCCCTCCAGTCCCTTCAACCGTCCGGCCGCGCCAGAGCCGCCGATCGAGCGCTACGAAGCGGGCGATCGGGTTTCGCATGATCAGTTCGGTCTCGGCAGAGTCCTCGCTGTGGAAGGAGACAACGCCGCCGTGCTTGTCGACTTCTCCGGCAGGCAGGGCCGTATCCTCAGCCCCTTCGCCAAGCTGGCAAAGCTCTGAGGAGAGCCTCCGCCGGGCCCGTCGTCCCTTTGTGACGGGCCCCGGCGGACGCTTCACAGCGCCTGTGCGGCGGGCTTGACCATGCCGCGGACCGTGCGCGACTTCACGAAGTCGCCCAGCGCGGTCATCTCCCACTCGCCCGAGAACTGCTTGATCAGCTTCGCCATCATCACGCCGGTCTGCGGCTCGGCGCCGGTCAGGTCGAAGCGGACCAGTTCCTCGCCGGTCGTCGCGTCCAGCAGCCGGCAGTAGGCCTTGGCGACCTCGGTGAACTTCTGGCCGGAGAACGAGTTGACCGTGAAGACCAGGCCCGTCGCGTCGGCCGGGAGCCGGCCGAGGTCCACGACGATGACCTCGTCGTCGCCCGCGCCCTCGCCGGTCAGATTGTCGCCGGAGTGCTTGATCGAGCCGTTCAGGATCGACAGCTTGCCGAAGTAGCAGCTGTCCAGGTGGTTGCGGCTCGGGCCGTAGGCGATCACCGAGGCGTCGAGGTCGATGTCCGCACCGCGGAAGGCGGGCTCCCAGCCCAGCCCCATCTTGACCTGGGAGAGCAGCGGACGGCCGCCCTTGACCAGGGACACCGTCTGGTTCTTCTGCAGGCTCACCCGTCCCTTGTCCAGATTGATCTTTCCGGTGCCGGGCGCAGGGGTGGCCGGGGGCGCGGCCGGGGGAGGCGGCGCCGCCGCGGCGATCCGCGGGTCGGGCGTCACCGCGGCCGGGGGCGTTGCCGCCGGGGCGGCCGCAGGCTCCTCGTCGACCGAGACGCCGAAGTCCGTGGCGATGCCCGCCAGCCCGTCGGCATATCCCTGGCCCACCGCACGGGCCTTCCAGACGCCGCCCCGGAGATAGATCTCCACGACCACCAGAGCGGTCTCCGCACCGAGCTGCGGGGGAGTGAACGTGGCGAGCGGGCTGCCGTCGTCGGCGTTGCGGATGGTGGCGGTCGGTTCGACGCCCTGGAACGTCTGTCCGGCGGCGTCCGGGCTCGCGGTGACGACGATCTTCTCGATGCCGGGCGGGACGGCCGCGGTGTCCACCACGATCGCGTCGGGCGCACTGCCGCCTCCGGAGCGATACGTGACGCCGGGGCCCGCCGGCTGGTTGTAGAAGATGAAATCGTCGTCGGAGCGCACCTTGCCGTCGGCGGTGAGCAGCAGGCCCGATACGTCGAGCCGCACCGGGGCGGCGACGTCCACCGCCACCCGCGCGGCGGTCAGGGGGATGTTCGAGCCGGGGGTCATAGCTGTCATGCCAGAGGTAACGAGCCAGGGCGCTTTACCGTTCCCTTACCTGGCTCATCTGTTGCGGGGATGGTTCCTGGCCGTGCGTTCGTTGCCGAACTTGTACGCCCCGGTCCACCGGGCCATCACCAGCTGCGCATCACCCGAGGCCACCTCGGCCAGGAACTTCTCCGCGCGGGAACCGCGCAGCGTGCTCGCGGCCCGGCCGCGGTGGGTGATGACGACCGTGCCGTCGCCGTGCTGGGCGTAACTGAAACCGAAGGGTCTGGCCATCGCCCCATCCTGGCGGGTGCGTGGCCGGAGGTCACCTGCATTTACGCGGTGACAGGGCGGTCGCGATCAGTGCGGCCACTGCGGCGGGTCGGTGGCGAAGTGGCCGCCGAGAAAGGCGTGGTCCGGTGCTTCTGCCCGGCCTGCCGGGACGGGTACGGCAAGGCAGGCGCGGACCCGGGCGAGCTGGCCGCGTCCGTGCGGCGTGCGCTGGACCCGGTGTGGCAGGGGGCCGTCCCGCCGGACACCTCGATCGACCGGCTGATCGGCCCCGGACTGGCCACGGCCACACTGGACTTCCGTGCACACACCGCCCGGACGCTCCAGGAGTCGGCGATCGCTGCGGTGCGTACGGCGGCGCCCGAGGCCTTCCAGGTCCTGCTGCACGCCGCCGGCCACCGCGAGAGCGTACGGCGGCCGGATGCGCCGCCCGCCGCGCGGTCGGCGCAGGGCCGTGAACCGGGAATCGGACGCTGCGACCCGTGCCGCAGGCAGGCACGCCCGGAGGCCGGGTGCGGGCGCCCGGGGACGGCCCGTCGGATCAGGCCGGACCAGTGAACAAAGCCCCGGTGCCGGGGGACACCTGCCCTGGTTGAAGGGCTACGGGAGAGTGCGGGCCGCCAGGCCCGCGAACCTGCCAGGACCCGGAAGGCAGGCCCCTGGCCTGCACACGCCGCAGGCCCGCCGGGGCCGGACGCCGGGTGTTGCGTACCCGGGCCGCTCAGCTCCAGGTCGAGTCCACCGGCTTCGCCACAGGCCGGCCGGCCCGGGCCGGCCGCACCAGCGACGCCGCCGTCATCAGGCCCAGCACCCCGATCGCCACCAGGAGCGCCCTGACGTCCAGGAGCGTCACCAAGCCCGCGCCCAGCGCCAGCGCGAGCGCGTTCGGGGCGTAGATCAGGGTGTTGGCCGTCGCCGCGGCCCGGCCCACCAGCGCGCCGGGCGTCTCCCGCTGCACCGCCGTCAGCGCGGTGATCAGCACCCACGGCAGGCCCAGCCCGATCGCCGCGCTGCACATCAGTGCCACCGCGTCGTACGGCAGTGCCCGAAGCGCCACCGCTGTCGCGAAGAGTGCGATGCCCGTCGCGGCGAAGGCCCTCTCCGGCATGCGCCGCAGCAGCGGGCCCGCCAGCAGGCCGCTCAGCACGGAGCCCGCACCCTGCACCGCGTACAGCACGCCCACGAACGCGGGGGAGTGACCCAGCACCTTGTCGTTCACCGCGAAGATCAGCGCGCCGTTCAGACCCGCCAGGGCCATCACCGCACCGCCCGCCCACACCAGCGGACGCAAGCCCGGCGAACGCCGCAGATGACGTGCGCCCTCGGCCCAGGCCGTGCGCCGGCCGGCTCCCCGGGCCGCTCCGGGGCGTTCCTCCCGTACGCGCAGCAGCGCGAAGATCCCGGCCGCCACCGCGAACGTCACCGCGTCCAGCAGTGCCACCGAAGCGCCGCCGAAGCGCGTGAACAGGGCCGCGCCGACGAGCGGGGCCAGCAGTTTCATGCCCTCGTTCGCCGTCATCCGAAGCCCGTTGAAGTCGCCGAGCAGCCGCGAGTCGACCGCGGAGGCCACCAGCGCCGCCTCGGCCGCGTCCTGCACCACCCCGCTCGCCCCGTACACGGCCAGCACGACGAACAGGACCCACACGTGATCCGCCGATTCCAGTGCGAGCAGCGGCAGCAGCAGCGCGGACATCGCGAGGTTCGTCCAGATCAGCAGCGGCCGCCTGCGCACCCGGTCGGCGACCGCTCCCAGCAGTGGCCCGACGAGCACGGGCGCCCACATGGCGAACGTCGTCAGCGCCGCCAGACTGTCGGAGCCGGTCAGTGACTTGACCCAGACGCCGGCCGCCAGCCACATCGCCGACGTGCCGAAGCCCGAGACGACCACCCCGGACAGATACAGCCCCGCGTTGCGGTCACGCAGTACCGCCCCCGCCGCCCAGCGCACGCCCGTCCCGCCTCCCCGACCCGGTCCTGTTCACCGTAAGGACCGTGCCATCTGAGGAGTGCCGGAGGGATCGGGCAGTTGACCTAGGTGTATCGCCTTGTGAGGTGGGGACGCGCACAGGCCGGCGGAGGGCAGTGGTCAATCGATGACGGCATCGGTCACCGTCGCGTCCGCCGGCGCCCGTACCGCGTTCGCCACGACGTCGGCGACCGATTCCGGCCGAAGGAACTGATCGGGGCGGTACTCCTGGCCCGCCCGTTCAGCTGCCTTGCGCTGCAGGTCGGTGTCGGTCGGGCCGGGGTGGATCGAGGTCACTCGGACTCCGTTGGGTTTCTCCTCGGCCTGAAGGGCGTCTGCGAACGCCCGCAACGCGTACTTGCTGGCGGCGTAGGGGCCGCGGTTCGACTTGATCCGGAGTCCGGAACCCGCGTTGATCAGCACCACATGTCCCCGGCCCTGGCGGAGGGACGGCAGAAGCAGCCGGGTGAGTTCGGCGGCCGAGAAGAGGTTGACCGCGAAGATGCGTTGCCACACTTCCGGTGAGGCATCGGCGATCGTGCCGGGCTCGGCGACGGCGGCGTTGTGCACGAGAACGTCGAGACGATCGATGTCCGCCGTGACCCCGGCGATCTTGCCGGGGTGTGCCAGATCGACCACCCATGGACGGGCCTTTCCCGGCAGGTCGCGGGCGAGCGCCTCCAGCGACCTGGCATCGCGGCCGCCGAGCAGTACATCGTGAGTGGGCGCGAGTGCGCGGGCGATGGCCGCCCCGATGCCCCGGGAGGCACCTGTCACCAGTGCGCGGGGTCGTGGATCTGTCATGGCGTAGCACCTCGCAGAACGGGCCGGAAGGTTACCGGGAGGCTTGTCAGCCCACGCATGAACCGGCTGTGTCCCCAGGTCAATTCGGAGGGATCGACCGCGAGCGCCAGTTCGTCGCAGCGTTCCAGGAGGGTGCGGAGCGCGATCGTGCCCTCCGCTCTGCCGAGCGGCGCGCCGAGGCAGTGGTGGATCCCGTGCCCGAACGCGAGGTGCCCTCGGCTGTCGCGGAGGATGTCGAACCGGTCGGGCTCGGCGAAGCGGTCCGGATCCCGGTTACCGGCGCCGTAGGAGAGCAGCACGGCCTCTCCGCCCCCGGGAACGGTCACTCCTCCGATCTGTATGTCGCAGGTCGTGAACCTCAGGACGGGCGCCATTTTGATGGGGCCGTTGTAGCGCAGGATCTCTTCGACCGCCTGCCACATGAGGTGCGGCTCCCTGCGGAGCAACTCCAGCTGCTCAGGATGTTCCAGCAACGCCAGAACACCGCTGCCGATGAGATTGGCGGTCGTCTCGAAACCGGCCACCAGGAGGAGGAAGGACATGCTGATCACCTCGTCCTCCTCGTGATCGGCCTCGAGGAGCCGCCCCAGCAGGTCTTCGGAGCCGGAGGGGCAATTCCTCTTCGCCTTCAGAAGTCCGGTGAGGCAGTCCCGCATCTCGGAGGCGGCATGGGGCATGCGGCTGTCGTCGCCCTCGCTCATCTCCACGTAGACGCCGGCCAGCCGCGCAAAGGTGTCCCGTTCCTCGGCAGGTACGCCCAGTACCTCCGATATGACCGTGAGCGGCAGACGCTTTGCGAAGTCGGTGATGACATCGAGGCGCCCCAGCGGAAGGAACGGGGCAATGAGCTCGTCGGTGATCTCCTGGATGCGTGGACGCAGGGCTTCGATACGGCCCGGTGTGAACTCACCTGCCACCAGCGCACGCAGTCTGGTGTGGTCCGGGGGGTCGCTGCGGAGCATGTTGCGCGTGACGGTATAGGTTTCGCCGGCGAACACCCACGGCACGGACTGCGCCGCCCGGTTGCAGCGCCGCGGATCGTTGCTCAACCGTGGATCCCTGCTTGCTGTCCGGATGTCCTCATGGCGTGTGACCAGCCACACGGGAGCGCCGGCGAACACCACGCGCCGTACAGGCCCTTCGGCCCGGAGCTGCGCGAGCAGCGGATACGGGGCGTCGACGTAGCTCTTCTGCTCCATGAGGTCGGTGACGCCGTCGGCGGTCGTCCGGTCGTGCGGCATGCGGCAAGAGACGGCTCTGTCGGCCTGTTCGGCATTCACGGGTCCTCCCTGTACGGCGGAGTCGCTTGTGTCCGGTGAACTCGTGTGTGACCGGGCAGCGCCAGGCGCACCGGCAACGCGTCGCAATGGGGGTCCGAGGGGTCGGCCGTACGTGGAGTCCAGGCGCCCCATGAGTGATAGATGCTGCTGTTCCGCCGCTCCAGGTAGCAGATGAGATTGATCGGCCACCCGGTATTGACGAAGACGTACTTGTCCATCCGCGTCGGGTGCTCGCTCAGCGGCGACCCGTTGCCGCCAGGAGAGTCGATGTTGTGCCAGTCGGGGTGGAGGTGTATCGACCCGAGAATGTCGAGTCCGTCCAATTCGGCGTCCCGCATGATACGGAGCAGGTCGGTGGAATCGCACCAGTAGCCACGATGGGGGTTCTCGTATGCCGTTCCGAAACAAGGAACTATGGATTCCGAGAATTCTCCCAGGGCCGCGCTGTCGGTGGCCCGGACGTTACGGCCGAATTCGACGCGCTCGACGCGGGCGCTGTCGCCCCGCAGGCAACCGACGAGCACGCCGAAGCAGGGGTAGGGAAAGCCCGGCTTGATCGCTCCATAGACACGAAGTGCGGCGTCGAGGAACGTGGAGCAGGCGGCACTCTC encodes:
- a CDS encoding TROVE domain-containing protein; translation: MTRFNSRAARDEAAEYSYIGSTGRVLFTREGGAGVERDARSELFLLAVANFVSQRTFYESGSDRDNRFTALVRELAVVDPQWTAGLLGWLRGEAHMRTASLVGAAEFVKARLQAGATDGSRNRQVIASVLLRADEPGELLGYWTSRYGRNVPKPVKRGIGDAVRRLYSGKSLLKYDTASKGYRFGDVLNLVHASPDPQRSWQGALFRYALDRRHHPETAEPPAAIPVLTAYRELMALPVQERRAVITSPGGAERLAEAGMTWEALAGWLQGPMDAAAWEAVIPSMGAMALVRNLRNFDQAGVSDEVAAQVSAKISDPAVVAASRQFPFRYLAAYQHAPSLRWAYPLEQALGHSLANVPALPGRTLVLVDRSGSMWSPLSDRSELNRADAAAIFGTAVAMRAAGADLVQFGTGHVAVPYTRGESVLRVLERFGNLGGTNTTAAVRAHYRGHDRVLIVTDEQAAHSRHGSPTEQVPAHIPVYTWNLAGHRAGHAPSGTGNRHTFGGLSDDAFRMVPLIEQGRSSDWPWR
- a CDS encoding TerD family protein; the protein is MTAMTPGSNIPLTAARVAVDVAAPVRLDVSGLLLTADGKVRSDDDFIFYNQPAGPGVTYRSGGGSAPDAIVVDTAAVPPGIEKIVVTASPDAAGQTFQGVEPTATIRNADDGSPLATFTPPQLGAETALVVVEIYLRGGVWKARAVGQGYADGLAGIATDFGVSVDEEPAAAPAATPPAAVTPDPRIAAAAPPPPAAPPATPAPGTGKINLDKGRVSLQKNQTVSLVKGGRPLLSQVKMGLGWEPAFRGADIDLDASVIAYGPSRNHLDSCYFGKLSILNGSIKHSGDNLTGEGAGDDEVIVVDLGRLPADATGLVFTVNSFSGQKFTEVAKAYCRLLDATTGEELVRFDLTGAEPQTGVMMAKLIKQFSGEWEMTALGDFVKSRTVRGMVKPAAQAL
- a CDS encoding MFS transporter; this translates as MRWAAGAVLRDRNAGLYLSGVVVSGFGTSAMWLAAGVWVKSLTGSDSLAALTTFAMWAPVLVGPLLGAVADRVRRRPLLIWTNLAMSALLLPLLALESADHVWVLFVVLAVYGASGVVQDAAEAALVASAVDSRLLGDFNGLRMTANEGMKLLAPLVGAALFTRFGGASVALLDAVTFAVAAGIFALLRVREERPGAARGAGRRTAWAEGARHLRRSPGLRPLVWAGGAVMALAGLNGALIFAVNDKVLGHSPAFVGVLYAVQGAGSVLSGLLAGPLLRRMPERAFAATGIALFATAVALRALPYDAVALMCSAAIGLGLPWVLITALTAVQRETPGALVGRAAATANTLIYAPNALALALGAGLVTLLDVRALLVAIGVLGLMTAASLVRPARAGRPVAKPVDSTWS
- a CDS encoding SDR family oxidoreductase, producing the protein MTDPRPRALVTGASRGIGAAIARALAPTHDVLLGGRDARSLEALARDLPGKARPWVVDLAHPGKIAGVTADIDRLDVLVHNAAVAEPGTIADASPEVWQRIFAVNLFSAAELTRLLLPSLRQGRGHVVLINAGSGLRIKSNRGPYAASKYALRAFADALQAEEKPNGVRVTSIHPGPTDTDLQRKAAERAGQEYRPDQFLRPESVADVVANAVRAPADATVTDAVID
- a CDS encoding cytochrome P450 family protein; the encoded protein is MNAEQADRAVSCRMPHDRTTADGVTDLMEQKSYVDAPYPLLAQLRAEGPVRRVVFAGAPVWLVTRHEDIRTASRDPRLSNDPRRCNRAAQSVPWVFAGETYTVTRNMLRSDPPDHTRLRALVAGEFTPGRIEALRPRIQEITDELIAPFLPLGRLDVITDFAKRLPLTVISEVLGVPAEERDTFARLAGVYVEMSEGDDSRMPHAASEMRDCLTGLLKAKRNCPSGSEDLLGRLLEADHEEDEVISMSFLLLVAGFETTANLIGSGVLALLEHPEQLELLRREPHLMWQAVEEILRYNGPIKMAPVLRFTTCDIQIGGVTVPGGGEAVLLSYGAGNRDPDRFAEPDRFDILRDSRGHLAFGHGIHHCLGAPLGRAEGTIALRTLLERCDELALAVDPSELTWGHSRFMRGLTSLPVTFRPVLRGATP